GAGGACCTCGAAGAGGGCCAGGAGCCCCGCGAGTTCGACGACACCCCCTCCGACTTCGGCCGGATCGCGGCGACCACCGCCAAGCAGGTCATCCTGCAGCGTCTGCGTGACGCCGAGGACGACGCCACGCTCGGCGAGTACGCGGGCCGCGAGGGCGACATCGTCACCGGAGTCGTCCAGCAGGGCCGCGACCCGAAGAACATCCTGGTCGACATCGGCCGGCTGGAGGCCATCCTGCCGGTGCAGGAACAGGTCCCCGGTGAGGAGTACCCGCACGGCATGCGACTGCGCTCGTACGTGGTACGTGTCGCCAAGGGCGTGCGCGGTCCCTCGGTGACGCTCTCGCGCACCCACCCGAACCTGGTGAAGAAGCTCTTCGCCCTGGAGGTGCCGGAGATCGCGGACGGCTCGGTGGAGATCTCCGCCATCGCCCGCGAGGCCGGACACCGCACCAAGATCGCGGTGCGCTCGGTGCGCTCCGGACTGAACGCCAAGGGCGCCTGCATCGGCCCGATGGGCGGCCGGGTGCGCAATGTCATGGCCGAGCTCAACGGCGAGAAGATCGACATCGTCGACTGGTCCGACGACCCGGCCGACATGGTGGCCAACGCCCTGTCCCCGGCCCGGGTCTCCAAGGTCGAGGTCGTGGACCTGGCCGCCCGCTCGGCGCGGGTCACGGTGCCCGACTACCAGCTCTCGCTGGCGATCGGCAAGGAAGGCCAGAACGCCCGGCTCGCGGCCCGGCTGACCGGCTGGCGGATCGACATCCGGCCGGACACCGAGCAGCCCGAGCAGGATGCGCGGGGCCGGGACGGCGGGGCGGGCGGATCCGGCGCGGACGGCGAGCGCGGCTGACGCCGCCGAAGCCGCCCCGGGTCGGCCCCGGCCGGCCTCGGCCGACCGCGAGAAAATCGCGGGCGGTCCGGTGCCGAGGCGCCGTATCGTGCCCCTGATCGCCGAGATCAGGTCATGTTTCGCAGACATCCGTTCGATTTCCGCCCCGGGGGGAAGCACCCGCCCCGGCAGCCCCGAGAGTGGGGGAAGGTGGGGTCGGTCCCAGGAGGTAGACTTGACCGTGTCTGGCCGGACGCACGCCCGGTCCTGCCCCGAGCGCACCTGCCTGGGGTGTCGGGAGCGAGCGGCCAAGAGCGATCTGCTGCGGATCGTGCTGAGCGGGGACGAATGCGTTCCCGATCATCGCGGTACGCTGCCCGGCCGGGGTGCGTATGTGCATCCCGCCCCGGTCTGTCTCGACCTGGCGATCCGTCGCCGGGCGTTCCCCCGGGCCTTCAAGGTCAAGGGGCCGCTCGACACCGCGGCCCTGAGCCGGGTGGTCGAAGACAGCAGCCGCTCCACCGCCGAGAACGGCGGCTGACGCGGCGACACCGCACAACATGTCGTACGGAAACCCCCGTACGGCCTGGTACCTCGCGAGTTGGAAGTAGGTCGAGATTGCGATGAGCACTCGATGAGTACGCGATGAGTACGCCCATGAAGTAGCGACGGTCCGGCGCAACCCGGACCTAAAAGGAGCGAAGTGGCTAAGGTCCGGGTATACGAACTCGCCAAGGAGTTCGGTGTGGAGAGCAAGGTCGTCATGGCCAAGCTCCAGGAACTCGGTGAATTCGTCCGTTCGGCGTCCTCGACAATCGAGGCGCCCGTCGTACGCAAACTTACTGATGCATTCGAGCAGGGCTCGGGCTCCGGCAAGTCCGCGAAGCCTGCCCCGCGCAAGACCGCGCCCGCCAAGAGCGCGGGCAGCGCCCCGACGCCCGCACCTCCGGGTGCGGCGAAGCCCGGTGGCGCACCGCGTGCCGACAAGCCGGCGGGCGACCGTCCGGCGGCACCGAAGCCGGGAGCGCCCAAGCCCCCGGCCGCGGAGAAGCCGGCGGCGGCAGCCCCCGGCCCGCGTCCCACGCCGGGTCCCAAGCCGCCCGCGGCGCCCAAGCCCGCGTCGGCCCCGGCCGCCTCGGCCGGTGCCCCGGAGTTCACGGCACCGCCTGCCGCGCCCTCCCCGGCGCCCTCGCGTCCGGGCGGTCGTCCCGGTGGCGCGCCCAAGCCCGGTACGGCCCGTCCGGCCACGCCCGGCCAGGGTCAGGCTCCCGGCCGCGGTGACCGTCCGGCTCCCGGCGGCGCTCCGCGTTCCGGTGGCCAGGCGCCCCGTCCCGCAGGTCAGGCCCCGCGTCCCGGTGGCCGTCCGGCAGGCCCGCGTCCGGGCAACAACCCCTTCACCTCCGGCGGTTCCACCGGCATGGCGCGCCCGCAGGCGCCCCGTCCGGGTGGCGCCCCGCGTCCCGGCGGCGCCGGTGCGCCCGGTGGTGCCCCGCGTCCGGGTGGTCCCGGTGCGCCCGGTGCTCCCCGTCCGCAGGGCGGTCAGGGTGCGCCTCGTCCGCAGGCCGGTCCCGGCGGCGGTCGTCCGACTCCGGGCGGCATGCCGCGTCCGCAGGCGCCCCGCCCCGGCGGCGGCCCCGGCGGTCCGGGCCGTCCGAACCCCGGCATGATGCCGCAGCGTCCGGCCGCGGGCCCCCGCCCCGGCGGCGGTCCCGGTGGCGGTCGTGGTCCCGGCGGCGGTGGCCGTCCGGGTGGTGCAGGTCGTCCCGGTGGCGGCGGCGGCTTCGCCGGTCGTCCCGGCGGTGGTGGCGGCGGCGGTCGTCCCGGTGGCGGCGGCGGTTTCGCCGGTCGTCCCGGTGGTCCCGGCGGTGGTGGCGGCTTCGGCGGTGGCGGCGGTGGCCGTCCCGGCTTCGGCGGTCGTCCCGGTGGTCCCGGTGGCCGTGGTGGCACGCAGGGCGCCTTCGGTCGTCCCGGCGGTCCGGCCCGTCGTGGCCGCAAGTCGAAGCGGCAGCGGCGCCAGGAGTACGAGGCCATGCAGGCCCCGTCGGTCGGCGGTGTGATGCTGCCTCGCGGCAACGGCGAGACCATTCGCCTGTCGCGCGGTGCCTCGCTCACCGACTTCGCGGAGAAGATCAACGCCAACCCGGCGTCGCTCGTCGCGGTCATGATGAACCTCGGCGAAATGGTCACCGCGACCCAGTCCGTCTCGGACGACACGCTGGAAATGCTGGCGTCGGAGATGAACTACACGATCCAGATCGTCAGCCCCGAGGAGGAGGACCGCGAGCTTCTCGAGTCCTTCGACCTGGAGTTCGGCGAGGACGAGGGCGGCGAGGCCGCGCTGGTCTCCCGTCCGCCGGTGGTGACCGTCATGGGTCACGTCGACCACGGTAAGACCCGACTCCTCGACGCGATCCGCAAGACGAACGTCATCGCGGGCGAGGCCGGCGGCATCACCCAGCACATCGGTGCCTACCAGGTCACGACCGAGGTCAACGCCGAAGAGCGACGGATCACCTTCATCGACACCCCGGGTCACGAGGCGTTCACCGCCATGCGTGCCCGTGGTGCCAAGTCGACCGACATCGCGATCCTCGTGGTGGCGGCCAACGACGGTGTGATGCCGCAGACGATCGAGGCCCTGAACCACGCCAAGGCGGCCGAGGTGCCGATCGTGGTCGCGGTCAACAAGATCGACGTCGAGGGCGCCGACCCGACCAAGGTGCGCGGTCAGCTGACCGAGTACGGCCTGGTGGCCGAGGAGTACGGCGGCGACACCATGTTCGTCGACATCTCCGCCAAGCAGGGTCTGCACATCGACAGCCTCCTGGAGGCCGTCATCCTCACCGCGGACGCCTCGCTCGACCTGCGTGCCAACCCGGAGCAGGACGCGCAGGGCATCGCGATCGAGGCCCACCTGGACAAGGGCCGCGGTGCCACCGCGACCGTCCTGGTCCAGCGCGGCACCCTGCGGGTCGGCGAGACGATGGTCGTCGGCGACGCCTACGGCCGCGTCCGCGCGATGCTCGACGACCTCGGCAACAACGTCGAGGAAGCGGGCCCGTCGACGCCGGTCCAGGTCCTGGGTCTGACCAACGTCCCGGGCGCCGGCGACAACTTCATCGTCGTCGACGAGGACCGTACGGCCCGTCAGATCGCCGAGAAGCGTGCCGCCCGCGAGCGCAACGCCGCCTTCGCCAAGCGCACCCGCCGGGTGTCCCTCGAGGACCTGGACAAGGTGCTCAAGGCGGGCGAGGTCCAGCAGCTCAACCTCATCATCAAGGGCGACGCGTCCGGTTCGGTCGAGGCCCTGGAGTCCTCGCTGCTCCAGCTCGACGTCGGCGAAGAGGTCGACATCCGGGTGCTGCACCGCGGTGTCGGTGCGGTCACCGAGTCGGACATCGACCTGGCCATGGGCTCCGACGCCATCGTCATCGGCTTCAACGTGCGCGCCGCCGGGCGTGCCACGCAGATGGCCGAGCGCGAGGGTGTGGACGTCCGCTACTACTCGGTCATCTACCAGGCGATCGAGGAGATCGAGGCGGCCCTCAAGGGCATGCTCAAGCCGGAGTACGAAGAGGTCGAGCTCGGTACGGCGGAGATCCGCGAGGTCTTCAAGTCGTCCAAGCTGGGCAACATCGCGGGTGTTCTCATCCGCTCCGGCGAGGTCAAGCGGAACACCAAGGCCCGCCTCATCCGCGACGGCAAGGTCATCGCGGAGAGCCTCAACATCGAGGGTCTGCGCCGCTTCAAGGACGACGTCACCGAGATCCGCGAAGGCTTCGAGGGTGGTATCAACCTCGGAAACTTCAACGACATCAAGGTCGACGACGTCATCGCGACCTACGAGATGCGCGAGAAGCCGCGCGTCTGACGGGGCCGCAGGCGGTACCCGGTCCGCCCTGCGCGGCCGGGTCCCGCGAGCAGCAGCCGAGCAACCGGTCCGGGGCCGGTCGGCGGGAGAAATTCCCGTCGATCGGCCCCGGCCGCTGCGTGTACGGTTTGGCTGTCCCTGCCACACCAGGGCAGGGCGCCGATCCCGTACCGGCGGGTCATCCGGACATCTATGTATGTGGGGACTCTGTCCTTCGATCTGCTTCTCGGCGACGTACGGTCGCTGAAGGAGAAGCGTTCCGTGGTCCGCCCGATCGTCGCCGATCTCCAGCGCAAGTACGCGGTGAGCGCGGCGGAGGTCGAGCACCTGGATCTGCACCGCAGGGCCGGTATCGGCCTTGCCATGGTGTCCGGCGACGCCGGGCATCTGAACGACGTGCTCGACCGCTGCGAGCGTCTGGTGGCGGGGCGGCCCGAGGTGGAACTGCTGTCGGTACGACGGCGGTTCCACGGCGAGGACGACTGATGCGGCGCCGTGCGCGCCGCGGGCCGGGGCGCGGCACGAGTCCCCCGGCGAACGAACAGGGAAGAAGAGGGAGACGGACCAGTGGCCGACAACGCGCGAGCGAAGAGGCTGGCGGACCTCATCCGGGAGGTGGTGGCCAGCAAGCTCCAGCGGGGCATCAAGGACCCCCGGCTCGGGACGCACGTGACCATCACGGACACCAGGGTCACCGGTGACCTGCGGGAGGCGACCGTCTTCTACACCGTGTACGGGGACGACGAGGAGCGCGCGGCGGCGGCCGCGGGCCTGGAGAGCGCCAAGGGCGTGCTCCGCAGCGAGGTGGGCCGGGCCGCGGGTGTGAAGTTCACCCCGACCCTGACCTTCGTCGCCGATGCCCTCCCGGACACTGCCCGCACCATCGAGGACCTCCTGGACAAGGCACGCGCCTCCGACGAGAAGGTCCGCGAGGCCTCCGCCGGTGCGGCGTACGCGGGCGGGGCGGATCCGTACCGCAAGCCGGAGGACGAGGACGACACCGAGGACGGCGACGCCGCTTCATGAGCGAGCAGAAAACCAGGACGCCCGACGGCCTTGTGATTGTGGACAAGCCGTCGGGCTTCACTTCGCACGACGTGGTGGCGAAGATGCGCGGGATCGCCAGGACCCGCCGTGTCGGTCACGCCGGAACACTCGACCCGATGGCGACCGGAGTGCTCGTCCTCGGCGTCGAGCGCGCCACCAAGCTTCTCGGGCACCTCGCGCTGACCGAGAAGGAGTACCTCGGCACCATCCGGCTCGGTCAGGACACCGTGACCGACGACGCCGAGGGCGAGATCACCTCCTCGGCGGGAGCCCACGGCCTCGCCCGCGGGGCCGTGGACGCCGAGATCGCGAAGCTCACCGGCGACATCATGCAGGTGCCGTCCAAGGTCAGCGCGATCAAGATCGACGGCAAGCGCAGCTACAAACGGGCCCGCGAGGGCGAGGAGTTCGAGATCCCGGCCCGGCCGGTCACGGTCTCCTCCTTCCTCGTGCACGATCTGCGGGAGGCCACCGCCGAGGACGGCACCCCCGTCGTCGACCTGGTCGTCTCCGTGGTCTGCTCCTCGGGGACGTACATCCGCGCGCTCGCCCGGGACATCGGTGCCGCGCTCGGCACCGGTGGACATCTGACCGCTCTGCGGCGCACCCGCGTCGGCCCCTACCGGCTCGCCGAGGCGCACAGCCTCGAAGCGCTCCAGGAGGAGCTGACCGTGATGCCCGTGGCGAAGGCGGCCGAGGCGGCCTTCCCGCGCTGGAACGTCGACGCGCGCCGCGGCGAACTGCTCGTCAACGGCGTCCGCCTGGACATGCCCGAGCAGTACGCGGGCCGGGGCGCCGTCGCCGTGTTCGGTCCGGACGGCCGTTTCCTCGTTCTCGTCGAGGAGTCGAAGGGCAAGGCCAAGAGCCTGGCCGTGTTCGTCTGAGTTCGCCCGAGCGCTGTCTCGGCCCCCCGTCGCCCTTCCCCGTCCGCGCCGCGGCAACCCTCGCGACCTGCTCGTTCACCTCATCGTGCAGGCGCTCGGAGTGAATCGGGGAGTGGCGGGGGGCGCGTTCTCCCGCACCTCTGGTCCCGCTGATCAACTGCCGCCTACCGTCGAGTCGAACGGGGGCGCACGGGCGGTGGCGGGGAGGCGAGGACATGACGGTACGGGACGGGCTCGGCGAGAAGACGTCGGAACTCGGCGGGGTCCTGGTACGGATCTGCGATCTCGCGGGCCGGGTGCGCGGCATGGGCTTCGCCGCGGACGAGCAGGGCACCGTGATCACCAGTCACGAGGCGGTGGACGGGCTGCCGCGCCTGGTGCTGCACGCGCCGGGCGACCGGGTCTGTGTGGTCACACCCGAGGCGATCACCGAGGTCCCGGGCTCGGATCTGGCCCTGATCGGCACCGAGGGCCTCGGCCTGCCACCACTGCCGGTCACCGTGCGCGACAGCATCCCCGCGGGCTCCTACGTACGGATGGCCGCGCACGGCTGGCGGGACGCGCGGGTGCTCGGCCGCTCACCGGTCACCTACACCTCCACCGACCGCTTCCACCTGGTGACCGGCGCCGTCGAACTGGCCGTCGGCGCCGAGGGCAGCCAGGCGCTCAGGCTCGGCGGACAGGCGGCGGGCGGGCCGGTGCTCGACGCGGCGACCGGATCGGTGCTCGCCGTCCTTGGCAGCGCCCTCCAGGCCGGACACGGCGCGGCCGGATTCGCGGTGACCCTGCGGGACGCGGCCGCCGCCGAACCCACCGGCCCGGTCGCCGAGCTGCTGCGGCGCAACGCCGCGACCGTGCCCGGCTTCGGCGCCGATCTCAACCTCGCGGGAGTCCTGCACCTCACCGCCACCGCGACCGGCTCCGACGGCCCGCGCCCCTCGCCCGCACACACCGAGGGGCATGTGGAACGCCCTTGGCTGACAAGGGAGTTCGACGACTTCGTACGGGGCGAGAGTGCGGTGCTCGCACTGGTCGGCGTGCCCGGCAGCGGGCGTACCACCGAACTCGCCGCGCTCGCCGCGAGCCGGCTCGGCGGATCGGCGCCCCAGCCGACGCTGTGGCTGCGCGGCGCCGACCTGCTGGCGGAGGACGACTCCTTGGCCGACGCCGTCGCCCGGGCGCTGGACCGCGCGGCCCGTATCCTCGCCGCCTCCCAGGACGGTGCGCCGCTCGCGGACGGCGGGCCCCGGGACACGGCGGGGGCGGGCGGAGCGCGGGGGAGGGGCGAGGAACGGGGGCGGAGCTCCGGCTCGGGCGGCCCGGCCGCCCAGCGCTCCGGAGCGGACTCCGGTCCGCGCCACCGGCCCGCCGCCGAACGCCGTCCGGAGCGACTGACCGGTCCCACCGGGCATCCTGTCGCCTTCGGGGACATCTCCCCGGAGCGGGTCGCCCGGCTGTCCGCCGACGCGGGGCGGCCGCTGCTGCTCCTGCTCGACGGACCCGAGGAGATGCCCGTCGGGCTGTCCCAGCGCCTCGCCGAGTGGAGCGCCGGGACCTCGGGCTGGCTCCGGGACACCGGTGCCCGGCTGGTGGTCGCCTGCCGGGGCGAGTACTGGGAGCAGGCGGGCGCACACTTTCCGGCCAAGCAGTTGCACGGAAGCGCCGACGAGCGCCTGCCCGCCTGCGTACGCCTGGGGCCGCTCGGCGAGATCGAGGCGAAGAGCCTGCGCACCCGTTGCGACCTGCCGGAGCAGCTCGTTTCCGAGACCTGTGCGCGGCATCCGCTGGCGCTGCGGCTGCTCGGCGATCTGCGGCGCACCCTGCCCGGCGAGGTGCCGGGGCGGCCCTCGCGCGAGGAGGTCCTGTCGGCCTGGCTGGATCTGGCCTGTCTGCGGGCCGCGGTGCGGCTGACGGAGCAACGCCCGTGCGCGGGCGGAGCGTTGCGCCGCCTCGCCGCCCGGGTCTGCGGACAGGTGCACGAGGCCGCACGGCGCTGCCTCGGCGCCGGACAGGGCTCCTTGGACCGGCTCGACTTCGAGGAACTGTTCCCCTGGCGTACGGGCTGGGCGGCCGCGGTGCTCACCGAGGGGCTGTTCGTCCCCGCGGGCGAGGGCTACCGCTTCGCCGACGAGGAGTTCGGCGACTGGATCCAGGGCTTCCACCTGGACCTGGACTCCGCACTGTGGGCCCTGGTGCACAACCGGCGCCGCCGGACGGACACCTCGCCGCACCGGGCGCCGGTTCCCCAGCAGCGCAGGCGCCGCACCCACCGCAAACGCCCCCCGCTGCCGCACCGTCCACTGCCCCTGCCACGGCACCGCATCGGCCCCGTGGCACAGGCCATGCTGATGCTCGGCCGGGACCGCGGGGACGCCGAACTGGGCGACAGGCTGGCCGAGTTGACCGAGGCCCTGGACGAGCTGACCCAGCTCGGCGAGCACGCGCCGCCCGGCGCCGGGGACGCCGTCTGGTGGTCCGCGCATCTGCTGACCGAGGTCTGCTCCCGGCTACCCGACGCCACGCCCCAGCTGAACGTGCTGCGGATGCTGGCCGGACGGGTGGTCGCCTGGCGCACCGAGGGCCGCCGGACCTGTGCCGAGTTCGGTCCGGACTTCTGGGCCGGGCTGCCGCTCGCCGAGGAGGAACGGTTCGACCTGTTGCGACGCCTGGTCGTGGCGGACGGCTCGCCCGGCAGCGACAGCCGCTACCTCGACGCGGCCGCCGATCTGCTGCGCGCCGACCCGCCCACCGGCCAGCGCAGGCTCACCGAGTGGTTCACCGACGAGCGCAGACTCGCGGCCACCCCACAGGCCGCCGTCGCCGAGGCCGCCCAGGCACTCCTCCACACGCACCGCGGGCTCGCCCTGGACGAGCTCATCGAGGCACTGGTGGACTGCGCGCACGGCAGGGCCGACGAACTGCTCGCCACCCTCGCCCAGGAGGAACCTTCCGCCCTGTGCCGGGCCGTGGACCGCTGGGCCCACGACGAACGCCCCGACCGTCACGTAGCCGCGGCCGCCTACGCCACCCTCGCCGCGCGCCACGCCCACCTGGAGGCCGACCGTGAACTCCTGCGCTTCGCCGCGCTCACCCTGCTCTCGCGCACCGGCGACTGCACCCTGCACGGCAGCGCGCTGGCCCTGCTCGTACGCGATCCGCTGACCCGCGAGCGCCATCTGCCCGAAGCCCTGCGGCACTTCGCCTCCGGCCAGGCCCGGGTGCCGGTCGACGCGCTGCTCGTCGCCCTGCCCTCGGACCCCGAGGCGGTGCTCGCCGCCTGCCGCACGCGGCTGCTGCTTCCCGGCCACCTCGCCGAGGCGACGGAACTCCTCGACGCCCTCGCCCAGGTCACCTCGCCCGCCTCGTCCCGGCGCGTGGCCACCCTGGTCCAGGACGTGGTGCGGCGCCGTCCGCAGACCGCGGCCGCCGTCGCCGCGTACGCCGAGCGCAGGCTGGAGCAGGGTGCCCACGCCAGGTCCGTACTGCTGCCACTGCTCACCGGGCTGCTGCGGGAGGAAGGCCCCGAGGTACGGGCAGCCCTCGCGCTGGTCGCGGTGCGCCCCGGCACCGCCGCGTCCCGGCCGCTGCGCCGGGAGATCCTCGACGTGTTCCTCGCCCACGAGGAGGACCCCGAGGTCCTGTACGCACTGATCGCCGCACTCGCCGAGTGCGCCCCGCAGCGCGGCGACGAGGAGAGCCACGACCTGGTCCATCGCACCGGAACCCTGCTCGCCCGCACCCCGCAGGGAGCCTCCCGCCTGGACCGCGGCCTGGTGGAGCTCGCCCGCGCGACCCCCGGCTTCGCCGCTCTCCTCTCCCGCTGGCTCACCGACTACCCGGCCTCCTGGTCCCCTCTGCTGGGCCCCGGCACCCGGCGCACGATCGAGAACCTCGCGGCGGAGCCGGTGGGGGTGTGACGCAGGGGCGCGCGGGCACGGGCGGGTGCCGGTGGGCCGGGCGCACGCCGCGCCCCTTCTCGTACGGCCCGCCCGTCAGGCCACCACCTGTACGCGACGGCCGAAGACGCCCTGAACCGCCCCGCCCGCGCGGGGCAAATCCTCCCGAGCCGCCCGGAGCCCGTCCCCGCCCCGCACCGACCCCTGTGCTCCGCGCCTCACCGCCCCATGCCGGTGCGGGCCGTACCGCGTCGGCATGGCACTCTTAGAGCTGCGGAAGAGGCAATCACGGACACGGGTTCGAGGAGCGGTCAGAGTGCAGCGCTGGCGTGGCTTGGAGGAGATCCCCGAGGACTGGGGGCGCAGCGTCGTCACCATCGGGTCCTACGACGGGGTGCACCGCGGTCACCAGCTGATCATCGGCAGGGCGGTGGAACGCGCGCGTGAGCTCGGCATCCCCTCGGTCGTCGTCACCTTCGACCCGCACCCCAGCGAGGTGGTGCGCCCCGGCAGCCACCCGCCGCTGCTCGCCCCGCACCACCGCAGGGCCGACCTGATGGCCGAACTCGGCGTGGACGCGGTGCTTGTCCTCCCCTTCACCCACGAGTTCTCGAAGCTTTCGCCCGCCGACTTCGTCGTGAAGGTGCTCATCGACCGGCTGCACGCCAAGAGCGTCGTCGAGGGCCCCAACTTCCGTTTCGGGCACAAGGCCGCGGGCAATGTCGACTTCCTGCGCGAGCTCGGCGCGACCTACGACTACGAGGTCGAGGTCATCGACCTGTTCGTCAGCGGCGAGGCGGGCGGCGGAAAGCCCTTCTCCTCCACGCTGACCCGTGCGCTGATCGCGGAGGGCGACGTCGCGGGCGCCGCGGAGATCCTCGGCCGCCCGCACCGCGTCGAGGGCATCGTGGTACGCGGCGCCCAGCGCGGCCGTGAACTCGGCTTCCCCACCGCCAACGTGGAGACGCTGCCGCACACCGCCATCCCCGCCGACGGTGTCTACGCGGGCTGGCTCCAGGTCGACGGCGAGGCGATGCCCGCCGCCGTCTCCGTGGGCACCAACCCGCAGTTCGACGGCACCGAGCGCACCGTCGAGGCGTACGCCATCGACCGGGTGGGCCTCGACCTGTACGGGCTGCACGTCGCAGTCGACTTCCT
This is a stretch of genomic DNA from Streptomyces sp. NA04227. It encodes these proteins:
- the nusA gene encoding transcription termination factor NusA — protein: MDIDMSALRGLVREKEISFDLLVEAIESALLIAYHRTEGSRRHARVRLDRNTGHVTVWAKEDAEDLEEGQEPREFDDTPSDFGRIAATTAKQVILQRLRDAEDDATLGEYAGREGDIVTGVVQQGRDPKNILVDIGRLEAILPVQEQVPGEEYPHGMRLRSYVVRVAKGVRGPSVTLSRTHPNLVKKLFALEVPEIADGSVEISAIAREAGHRTKIAVRSVRSGLNAKGACIGPMGGRVRNVMAELNGEKIDIVDWSDDPADMVANALSPARVSKVEVVDLAARSARVTVPDYQLSLAIGKEGQNARLAARLTGWRIDIRPDTEQPEQDARGRDGGAGGSGADGERG
- a CDS encoding YlxR family protein: MSGRTHARSCPERTCLGCRERAAKSDLLRIVLSGDECVPDHRGTLPGRGAYVHPAPVCLDLAIRRRAFPRAFKVKGPLDTAALSRVVEDSSRSTAENGG
- the infB gene encoding translation initiation factor IF-2 codes for the protein MAKVRVYELAKEFGVESKVVMAKLQELGEFVRSASSTIEAPVVRKLTDAFEQGSGSGKSAKPAPRKTAPAKSAGSAPTPAPPGAAKPGGAPRADKPAGDRPAAPKPGAPKPPAAEKPAAAAPGPRPTPGPKPPAAPKPASAPAASAGAPEFTAPPAAPSPAPSRPGGRPGGAPKPGTARPATPGQGQAPGRGDRPAPGGAPRSGGQAPRPAGQAPRPGGRPAGPRPGNNPFTSGGSTGMARPQAPRPGGAPRPGGAGAPGGAPRPGGPGAPGAPRPQGGQGAPRPQAGPGGGRPTPGGMPRPQAPRPGGGPGGPGRPNPGMMPQRPAAGPRPGGGPGGGRGPGGGGRPGGAGRPGGGGGFAGRPGGGGGGGRPGGGGGFAGRPGGPGGGGGFGGGGGGRPGFGGRPGGPGGRGGTQGAFGRPGGPARRGRKSKRQRRQEYEAMQAPSVGGVMLPRGNGETIRLSRGASLTDFAEKINANPASLVAVMMNLGEMVTATQSVSDDTLEMLASEMNYTIQIVSPEEEDRELLESFDLEFGEDEGGEAALVSRPPVVTVMGHVDHGKTRLLDAIRKTNVIAGEAGGITQHIGAYQVTTEVNAEERRITFIDTPGHEAFTAMRARGAKSTDIAILVVAANDGVMPQTIEALNHAKAAEVPIVVAVNKIDVEGADPTKVRGQLTEYGLVAEEYGGDTMFVDISAKQGLHIDSLLEAVILTADASLDLRANPEQDAQGIAIEAHLDKGRGATATVLVQRGTLRVGETMVVGDAYGRVRAMLDDLGNNVEEAGPSTPVQVLGLTNVPGAGDNFIVVDEDRTARQIAEKRAARERNAAFAKRTRRVSLEDLDKVLKAGEVQQLNLIIKGDASGSVEALESSLLQLDVGEEVDIRVLHRGVGAVTESDIDLAMGSDAIVIGFNVRAAGRATQMAEREGVDVRYYSVIYQAIEEIEAALKGMLKPEYEEVELGTAEIREVFKSSKLGNIAGVLIRSGEVKRNTKARLIRDGKVIAESLNIEGLRRFKDDVTEIREGFEGGINLGNFNDIKVDDVIATYEMREKPRV
- a CDS encoding DUF503 domain-containing protein is translated as MYVGTLSFDLLLGDVRSLKEKRSVVRPIVADLQRKYAVSAAEVEHLDLHRRAGIGLAMVSGDAGHLNDVLDRCERLVAGRPEVELLSVRRRFHGEDD
- the rbfA gene encoding 30S ribosome-binding factor RbfA; this encodes MADNARAKRLADLIREVVASKLQRGIKDPRLGTHVTITDTRVTGDLREATVFYTVYGDDEERAAAAAGLESAKGVLRSEVGRAAGVKFTPTLTFVADALPDTARTIEDLLDKARASDEKVREASAGAAYAGGADPYRKPEDEDDTEDGDAAS
- the truB gene encoding tRNA pseudouridine(55) synthase TruB, producing the protein MSEQKTRTPDGLVIVDKPSGFTSHDVVAKMRGIARTRRVGHAGTLDPMATGVLVLGVERATKLLGHLALTEKEYLGTIRLGQDTVTDDAEGEITSSAGAHGLARGAVDAEIAKLTGDIMQVPSKVSAIKIDGKRSYKRAREGEEFEIPARPVTVSSFLVHDLREATAEDGTPVVDLVVSVVCSSGTYIRALARDIGAALGTGGHLTALRRTRVGPYRLAEAHSLEALQEELTVMPVAKAAEAAFPRWNVDARRGELLVNGVRLDMPEQYAGRGAVAVFGPDGRFLVLVEESKGKAKSLAVFV
- a CDS encoding serine protease → MTVRDGLGEKTSELGGVLVRICDLAGRVRGMGFAADEQGTVITSHEAVDGLPRLVLHAPGDRVCVVTPEAITEVPGSDLALIGTEGLGLPPLPVTVRDSIPAGSYVRMAAHGWRDARVLGRSPVTYTSTDRFHLVTGAVELAVGAEGSQALRLGGQAAGGPVLDAATGSVLAVLGSALQAGHGAAGFAVTLRDAAAAEPTGPVAELLRRNAATVPGFGADLNLAGVLHLTATATGSDGPRPSPAHTEGHVERPWLTREFDDFVRGESAVLALVGVPGSGRTTELAALAASRLGGSAPQPTLWLRGADLLAEDDSLADAVARALDRAARILAASQDGAPLADGGPRDTAGAGGARGRGEERGRSSGSGGPAAQRSGADSGPRHRPAAERRPERLTGPTGHPVAFGDISPERVARLSADAGRPLLLLLDGPEEMPVGLSQRLAEWSAGTSGWLRDTGARLVVACRGEYWEQAGAHFPAKQLHGSADERLPACVRLGPLGEIEAKSLRTRCDLPEQLVSETCARHPLALRLLGDLRRTLPGEVPGRPSREEVLSAWLDLACLRAAVRLTEQRPCAGGALRRLAARVCGQVHEAARRCLGAGQGSLDRLDFEELFPWRTGWAAAVLTEGLFVPAGEGYRFADEEFGDWIQGFHLDLDSALWALVHNRRRRTDTSPHRAPVPQQRRRRTHRKRPPLPHRPLPLPRHRIGPVAQAMLMLGRDRGDAELGDRLAELTEALDELTQLGEHAPPGAGDAVWWSAHLLTEVCSRLPDATPQLNVLRMLAGRVVAWRTEGRRTCAEFGPDFWAGLPLAEEERFDLLRRLVVADGSPGSDSRYLDAAADLLRADPPTGQRRLTEWFTDERRLAATPQAAVAEAAQALLHTHRGLALDELIEALVDCAHGRADELLATLAQEEPSALCRAVDRWAHDERPDRHVAAAAYATLAARHAHLEADRELLRFAALTLLSRTGDCTLHGSALALLVRDPLTRERHLPEALRHFASGQARVPVDALLVALPSDPEAVLAACRTRLLLPGHLAEATELLDALAQVTSPASSRRVATLVQDVVRRRPQTAAAVAAYAERRLEQGAHARSVLLPLLTGLLREEGPEVRAALALVAVRPGTAASRPLRREILDVFLAHEEDPEVLYALIAALAECAPQRGDEESHDLVHRTGTLLARTPQGASRLDRGLVELARATPGFAALLSRWLTDYPASWSPLLGPGTRRTIENLAAEPVGV
- a CDS encoding bifunctional riboflavin kinase/FAD synthetase, with protein sequence MQRWRGLEEIPEDWGRSVVTIGSYDGVHRGHQLIIGRAVERARELGIPSVVVTFDPHPSEVVRPGSHPPLLAPHHRRADLMAELGVDAVLVLPFTHEFSKLSPADFVVKVLIDRLHAKSVVEGPNFRFGHKAAGNVDFLRELGATYDYEVEVIDLFVSGEAGGGKPFSSTLTRALIAEGDVAGAAEILGRPHRVEGIVVRGAQRGRELGFPTANVETLPHTAIPADGVYAGWLQVDGEAMPAAVSVGTNPQFDGTERTVEAYAIDRVGLDLYGLHVAVDFLAFVRGQAKFESVDVLLDAIADDVQRCRVLLADAEAPRV